One segment of Primulina tabacum isolate GXHZ01 chromosome 6, ASM2559414v2, whole genome shotgun sequence DNA contains the following:
- the LOC142549575 gene encoding ammonium transporter 3 member 1-like, producing the protein MAANASVVPSAYQAYTSAAVPDWLNKGDNAWQMTSATLVGLQSIPGLVILYGSIVKKKWAVNSAFMALYAFAAVVLCWVLWAYKMSFGEKLLPFWGKAGPALGQKFLINQAALPATVHYHKDDTVETAMATPYYPMASMVWFQCVFAAITVILLAGSLLGRMNIKAWMMFVPLWLTFSYTVGAFSLWGGGFLFHWGVIDYSGGYVIHLSSGIAGITAAYWVGPRTKADRERFPPNNVLLMLAGAGLLWMGWAGFNGGDPYSANIDSSMAVLNTNICAATSLLVWTWLDVIFFDKPSVIGAVQGMITGLVCITPGAGLVQGWAAIIMGILSGSVPWFTMMIIHKKWWLLQAIDDTLGVFHTHAVAGYLGGILTGMFAEPVLCSLFLPVTNSRGGVYGGVGGVQLLKQIVGGGFIIGWNIVVTSIICVVIGFVTPLRMPEEQLLIGDDAVHGEEAYALWGDGEKYDSTRHGGTSDDQTLRQKSSIGSTQVV; encoded by the exons ATGGCGGCAAATGCTAGCGTTGTACCGTCGGCGTACCAGGCCTACACATCTGCGGCGGTGCCCGACTGGCTTAACAAAGGAGACAACGCATGGCAGATGACCTCGGCCACCCTTGTCGGCCTGCAGAGCATCCCCGGTCTGGTGATTCTATACGGCAGCATAGTGAAGAAGAAATGGGCCGTCAACTCCGCGTTCATGGCGCTCTACGCCTTCGCCGCCGTCGTCTTATGCTGGGTGTTGTGGGCGTACAAAATGTCCTTCGGGGAGAAGCTCCTCCCATTCTGGGGGAAGGCCGGCCCTGCCCTCGGCCAGAAGTTCCTTATCAACCAGGCGGCGCTTCCCGCCACCGTCCATTACCACAAAGACGACACAGTGGAGACGGCCATGGCCACGCCCTACTACCCAATGGCTTCGATGGTGTGGTTCCAGTGCGTGTTCGCGGCTATCACGGTGATCCTGCTGGCGGGGTCTTTGCTGGGGAGGATGAACATAAAGGCGTGGATGATGTTCGTGCCGCTGTGGCTGACGTTCTCGTACACGGTGGGGGCTTTCAGCTTGTGGGGCGGCGGCTTTCTTTTCCATTGGGGGGTGATTGACTACTCCGGCGGGTATGTGATCCATCTCTCGTCGGGGATCGCCGGAATCACCGCTGCATACTGG gTTGGTCCGAGGACGAAGGCGGACCGGGAGAGATTCCCGCCGAACAACGTGCTGCTGATGCTTGCGGGAGCGGGGTTGCTGTGGATGGGCTGGGCGGGGTTCAACGGCGGCGACCCTTACAGCGCCAACATCGACTCTTCCATGGCGGTGCTCAACACCAACATCTGCGCCGCCACCAGCCTTCTCGTGTGGACTTGGCTCGACGTTATCTTCTTCGACAAACCTTCTGTTATTGGCGCCGTCCAAGGGATGATCACTGGCCTGGTTTGCATCACTCCCGGCGCAG GTCTGGTTCAAGGATGGGCAGCAATAATTATGGGAATCCTCTCCGGAAGCGTGCCGTGGTTTACCATGATGATCATCCACAAGAAGTGGTGGCTCCTCCAGGCAATCGACGACACCCTCGGGGTCTTTCACACGCACGCGGTGGCCGGATATCTCGGCGGCATACTCACTGGTATGTTCGCCGAGCCGGTCCTCTGCTCGCTCTTCCTGCCCGTCACGAACTCAAGAGGCGGTGTCTACGGCGGTGTAGGCGGAGTGCAGCTCCTCAAACAGATCGTGGGCGGCGGCTTCATCATCGGATGGAACATCGTTGTCACTTCCATTATTTGTGTTGTGATCGGTTTCGTGACGCCACTGCGCATGCCGGAGGAGCAGTTGCTGATCGGAGACGACGCGGTGCATGGGGAGGAGGCGTATGCATTGTGGGGAGACGGGGAGAAGTATGATTCTACTCGGCATGGTGGCACGTCGGATGATCAGACGCTGCGGCAGAAGTCGTCCATTGGTTCTACGCAGGTGGTTTGA
- the LOC142548235 gene encoding uncharacterized protein LOC142548235, producing MDEERRKRARRATLDELEEERTNETISMVESETDEDETSSSDLSTDEDFMLSEDEFLYSEIQSEEIGFLDEDQYDFDYNEEMEEDDIDPDELSYEELIALGEMVGAESKGISEAEISKHLNPLTCQSTTNLLIDRCVICQVEYEEGEKIVTLQCDHPYHSDCITQWLQINKICPVCGKEVSTAEMANTSNLNKK from the exons ATGGACGAGGAAAGAAGGAAACGAGCGAGACGCGCGACCTTAGACGAACTCGAAGAG GAAAGAACAAACGAGACGATATCAATGGTAGAAAGTGAAACCGACGAGGACGAGACGAGTTCTTCCGACCTATCAACTGATGAAGATTTTATGCTTAGTGAAGATGAATTTTTATATAGTGAGATCCAAT CTGAAGAAATAGGGTTTCTGGATGAGGATCAGTATGACTTCGACTATAATGAG GAAATGGAGGAAGATGATATTGATCCAGATGAATTATCATATGAG GAATTGATTGCTCTTGGGGAAATGGTTGGAGCAGAGAGCAAAGGAATATCAGAAGCTGAAATCAGTAAACATTTGAATCCATTAACATGTCAATCTACTACCAATTTGCTAATTGACAG GTGTGTGATATGCCAAGTTGAGTATGAAGAAGGGGAAAAAATAGTCACTCTACAATGTGATCATCCATACCATTCCGATTGTATAACCCAGTGGCTTCAGATTAACAag ATTTGCCCCGTATGTGGGAAAGAGGTTTCAACTGCTGAAATGGCCAATACTagtaatttgaataaaaaatag